The Mycolicibacterium lutetiense genome window below encodes:
- the rseA gene encoding anti-sigma E factor RseA, whose translation MVDPGHVFRRAFSWLPAQFASQSNAPVGAPRQFGSTEHLSTEAIAAFVDGELRMSAHLRAAHHLSLCADCAAEVDAQGQARAALRDSCPVAIPNSLLGLLSQIPHHSPQPSADVGEQPQIADDPTRSRRKRR comes from the coding sequence ATGGTCGACCCGGGACATGTGTTCCGTCGGGCATTCTCCTGGTTGCCTGCGCAGTTTGCCTCGCAGAGCAATGCACCGGTAGGCGCACCGCGGCAGTTCGGTTCGACCGAGCACCTCTCCACCGAGGCCATCGCGGCCTTCGTCGACGGAGAGCTGCGGATGAGCGCCCACCTGCGGGCCGCGCACCACCTGTCCCTCTGCGCGGACTGCGCGGCCGAGGTCGATGCCCAGGGCCAGGCCCGGGCGGCACTGCGGGACTCCTGTCCGGTTGCCATTCCGAATTCCCTATTGGGTCTGTTGTCGCAGATACCGCACCACAGTCCGCAGCCCTCGGCTGACGTGGGTGAACAGCCTCAGATTGCTGATGACCCGACGCGGAGTCGGCGCAAGCGCCGGTAG
- a CDS encoding DUF1003 domain-containing protein, producing the protein MSELTARQRLDTPRGTRGFGLHVDIEAVGAFSESIARFLGTGRYLAIQTILVIVWIALNIGVFAFQWDPYPFILLNLAFSTQAAYAAPLILLAQNRQENRDRVSLEEDRRRAEQTKADTEYLARELASLRLAVGEVVTRDYLRRELEELRDLITELTVPADTDRANASKADGAERRTKRGG; encoded by the coding sequence ATGAGCGAATTGACGGCGCGCCAGCGGCTGGACACCCCACGCGGGACCCGCGGCTTCGGGCTGCACGTCGACATCGAGGCAGTGGGCGCGTTCAGCGAGTCGATCGCCCGATTCCTCGGCACCGGGCGCTACCTGGCCATTCAGACGATCTTGGTGATTGTCTGGATCGCCCTCAACATCGGCGTCTTTGCCTTCCAGTGGGATCCGTACCCGTTCATCCTGCTCAACCTGGCCTTCTCGACGCAGGCCGCCTATGCCGCCCCGCTGATCCTGCTGGCCCAGAACCGGCAGGAGAACCGGGACCGGGTCTCGCTCGAAGAGGACCGGCGCCGAGCCGAACAGACCAAGGCCGACACCGAGTACCTGGCCCGCGAGCTGGCGTCGCTGCGGCTGGCGGTGGGCGAGGTCGTCACCCGCGATTACCTACGCCGCGAATTGGAAGAACTGCGTGACCTGATCACCGAGCTCACCGTGCCTGCCGATACCGACCGGGCGAACGCGAGCAAAGCCGACGGGGCTGAGCGCCGGACCAAACGCGGTGGTTGA
- a CDS encoding HpcH/HpaI aldolase/citrate lyase family protein — translation MENTYRPRRTCLSVPGSSLKMIEKARSLPADEVFLDLEDAVAPEAKASARTQVAAALAADGWAGQLRGVRVNDWTTPWTYADVIEVVSTVASVGASIDLIVLPKVTEVAHVQALDLLLSQLESTHGLEPGRIGIEAQIENAQGLTNVDAIAAGPRVQALVLGPGDMAASLNMRTLEVGGQPDGYDIGDAHHHVLMRILIAARSRGINAIDGPYVKVRDVDGFRRVAGRSAALGYDGKWVLHPDQIEAGNEIFSPRQADYDHAELILDAYEWHTSQAGGSRGAVMLGDEMIDEASRKMALVIAGKGRAAGMHRLAEPFRPPS, via the coding sequence GTGGAGAACACGTATCGACCCCGCAGAACGTGCCTCTCGGTGCCGGGCAGCAGCCTGAAGATGATCGAGAAAGCCAGAAGTCTGCCTGCTGACGAGGTGTTCCTCGACCTCGAGGACGCGGTTGCCCCCGAGGCCAAGGCATCGGCCCGCACACAGGTCGCGGCGGCGTTGGCCGCCGACGGCTGGGCGGGCCAGCTGCGTGGGGTACGGGTCAACGACTGGACCACGCCGTGGACGTATGCCGACGTGATCGAGGTGGTGTCCACGGTGGCTTCAGTCGGGGCGTCCATCGATCTCATCGTGTTGCCCAAGGTGACCGAGGTGGCGCACGTCCAGGCGCTCGATCTGCTGCTGTCGCAGCTCGAGAGCACCCACGGCCTGGAACCCGGCCGGATCGGCATCGAGGCACAGATCGAGAACGCGCAGGGACTGACCAATGTCGACGCGATCGCGGCCGGCCCGCGGGTGCAGGCGCTGGTGCTCGGGCCCGGGGACATGGCGGCCAGCCTCAACATGCGCACCCTGGAGGTCGGCGGGCAGCCCGACGGGTATGACATCGGCGATGCCCATCACCACGTGCTGATGCGCATCCTGATCGCCGCGCGCAGTCGCGGCATCAACGCCATCGACGGTCCGTACGTCAAGGTGCGCGATGTGGACGGGTTCCGCCGGGTGGCCGGACGCTCGGCTGCCCTGGGCTATGACGGCAAGTGGGTGCTGCATCCCGACCAGATCGAGGCGGGCAACGAGATCTTCAGCCCGCGCCAAGCCGATTACGATCACGCCGAGCTGATCCTCGACGCCTATGAGTGGCACACCTCGCAGGCCGGTGGGTCCAGGGGAGCGGTGATGCTGGGCGACGAGATGATCGACGAGGCCAGCCGCAAGATGGCACTGGTGATAGCGGGCAAAGGCCGTGCGGCCGGGATGCACCGACTGGCCGAACCGTTCCGGCCGCCGAGCTGA
- a CDS encoding lytic transglycosylase domain-containing protein, with amino-acid sequence MASARRRVSRLVRSPALGVAVLAPIVLVAGAGSSASEAGVSTAAVTPMAAVAPQVDRSGPSVVAAARPPTNFRIKSMTATSAPPPAFVVNTPGALGIPGTSLKAYRNAERMMAAAYPGCGISWNLLAGIGRIESGHANGGATDARGTAVRPIYGPALDGTLPGNEVIVQSAQSGRISYVRAMGPMQFLPGTWARYASDGDGDGKAEVQNVFDSALAAARYLCSGDLNLRDQSQVMTAILRYNNSVAYARNVLGWAAAYATGVVPVNLPEITGSIPPIGDSHLDHAEGLGPNLPADATGLPSGDPLALIPLLNRNETGTQNVPGFAPGQVLGPLPGPAQAIPSQTPAAPPPWVPPWEQPRQPACVVFCLGEQAPPPAPVPPLGPPPAPAPVPGPAPQQAPLPGLPPPGPVPAAPIGPPIEAAPATPALGPGPGPAPGPA; translated from the coding sequence ATCGCATCCGCTCGGCGCCGTGTGAGCCGGCTCGTGCGCTCACCCGCGCTCGGCGTAGCCGTCCTGGCTCCCATCGTTCTGGTCGCCGGTGCCGGGTCTTCCGCCTCGGAAGCCGGCGTGTCCACCGCCGCGGTCACGCCCATGGCCGCCGTAGCACCCCAGGTCGACCGCTCGGGTCCGTCGGTGGTCGCCGCGGCCAGGCCCCCGACCAACTTCCGCATCAAGTCGATGACCGCCACCTCGGCTCCGCCGCCAGCTTTCGTCGTCAATACCCCTGGGGCCCTTGGCATTCCGGGAACGTCGCTGAAGGCATACCGCAATGCCGAACGGATGATGGCCGCCGCCTACCCCGGCTGCGGTATCAGCTGGAATCTGCTGGCCGGTATCGGACGTATCGAGTCGGGGCACGCCAACGGCGGCGCCACCGATGCCCGCGGTACCGCGGTCCGCCCGATCTACGGTCCCGCCCTCGACGGCACCCTGCCCGGCAACGAGGTCATCGTCCAGAGCGCCCAGTCCGGACGGATCAGCTATGTCCGGGCCATGGGGCCGATGCAGTTCCTGCCTGGAACCTGGGCCCGCTATGCCTCTGACGGCGACGGCGACGGCAAGGCCGAAGTGCAGAACGTGTTCGACTCGGCGCTCGCCGCGGCCCGCTACCTGTGCAGCGGCGATCTCAACTTGCGCGACCAGTCCCAGGTCATGACGGCCATCCTGCGATACAACAACTCGGTGGCCTACGCCCGAAATGTGCTGGGCTGGGCCGCTGCGTACGCCACGGGTGTGGTGCCGGTCAACCTGCCGGAAATCACCGGGTCCATTCCCCCGATCGGTGATTCCCATCTGGACCATGCCGAAGGCCTCGGTCCGAACTTGCCTGCCGATGCCACGGGGCTTCCCTCGGGTGATCCGCTGGCCCTGATCCCGCTGCTCAACCGCAACGAGACCGGCACCCAGAACGTCCCCGGATTCGCGCCGGGCCAGGTGCTGGGCCCGCTACCGGGTCCGGCACAGGCCATCCCGTCGCAGACGCCGGCCGCCCCGCCGCCATGGGTCCCGCCGTGGGAGCAACCGCGCCAGCCAGCATGCGTGGTGTTCTGCCTGGGTGAACAGGCTCCCCCGCCGGCGCCCGTTCCGCCGCTCGGGCCGCCCCCTGCTCCCGCGCCGGTCCCCGGACCGGCACCGCAGCAGGCTCCGCTGCCCGGACTTCCGCCGCCGGGACCGGTGCCCGCCGCCCCGATCGGCCCGCCGATCGAGGCCGCGCCCGCGACTCCGGCGCTTGGGCCGGGGCCCGGCCCCGCCCCGGGACCGGCCTGA
- a CDS encoding magnesium transporter MgtE N-terminal domain-containing protein produces the protein MAAVNRVYAARLAGMVVLGPDGESIGRVRDVVISISIVRQQPRVLGLVVELLTRRRIFVPILRVTAIEPGSVTLATGSVSLRRFAQRPGEVLVLGQVLETRVRIDDPDLEQLAGIDVVVVDLGIEQTRTRDWVVTRVAVRPQRRLGRRSNIHVVEWQNVHGLTPSGLAMPDQGVASLLEQFEGQRPVEVAEALRELPVKRRYELYRAFDDERLADVLQELPEDEQAAVLRQLNTERAADVLEAMDPDDAADVLGSMTPADAETLLRKMDPEDSEDVRRLLAHSPDTAGGLMTSEPVVLAPDTTVAEALARIRDPDLTPALASMVFVTRPPTATPTGQYLGCVHLQRLLREPPAALVSGIADTDLPSLSPADSLAAVTRYFAAYNLVCGPVVDEENHLLGAVSVDDVLDHMLPDDWRERDEPELPAASS, from the coding sequence ATGGCGGCGGTGAACAGGGTCTACGCGGCCCGGCTTGCAGGGATGGTGGTGCTGGGCCCCGACGGGGAGTCCATCGGCCGTGTCCGCGACGTGGTGATCAGCATCAGCATCGTCCGCCAGCAACCGCGAGTTCTCGGCCTGGTGGTCGAATTGCTCACCCGAAGAAGGATTTTCGTTCCGATCCTGCGGGTCACCGCGATCGAGCCCGGCTCGGTGACCCTGGCCACCGGCAGCGTGTCGCTGCGCCGCTTCGCCCAACGACCCGGCGAGGTGCTGGTTCTGGGCCAGGTGCTGGAAACCCGGGTGCGCATCGACGATCCCGATCTGGAGCAGCTGGCCGGAATCGACGTCGTGGTAGTCGATCTGGGCATCGAACAGACCCGGACCCGCGACTGGGTGGTGACCCGGGTGGCGGTGCGCCCACAACGACGCCTGGGGCGGCGCTCCAACATCCATGTCGTGGAGTGGCAGAACGTGCACGGCCTCACGCCGTCCGGTCTGGCGATGCCCGACCAGGGAGTGGCCTCGCTACTCGAGCAGTTCGAGGGACAACGACCGGTCGAGGTGGCCGAGGCCCTGCGCGAGCTGCCGGTCAAGCGGCGCTACGAGTTGTACCGGGCGTTCGACGACGAGCGGCTGGCCGACGTGTTGCAGGAGCTGCCCGAGGACGAACAGGCCGCGGTGTTGCGCCAGCTGAACACCGAGCGCGCCGCCGACGTCCTGGAGGCAATGGACCCCGACGACGCCGCCGACGTGCTGGGGTCGATGACCCCGGCCGATGCCGAGACCCTGCTGCGCAAGATGGACCCCGAGGATTCCGAGGATGTGCGACGGCTGCTGGCCCACTCGCCGGACACAGCGGGCGGCCTGATGACCAGTGAGCCGGTGGTACTGGCGCCCGACACCACCGTCGCCGAGGCGCTGGCGCGGATCCGCGACCCCGACCTCACCCCGGCGCTGGCCTCGATGGTCTTCGTCACGCGGCCCCCCACCGCCACCCCGACGGGGCAGTACCTGGGCTGCGTCCACCTGCAGCGGCTGCTGCGCGAACCGCCTGCGGCACTGGTCAGCGGCATCGCCGACACGGATCTGCCCAGCCTGAGCCCGGCGGACTCGCTGGCCGCGGTGACCCGCTACTTCGCCGCGTACAACCTGGTGTGCGGCCCAGTGGTCGATGAGGAGAACCACCTGCTGGGTGCGGTGTCGGTCGACGACGTGCTCGACCACATGCTGCCCGACGACTGGCGCGAACGCGACGAGCCCGAGCTCCCGGCGGCGAGCTCATGA
- a CDS encoding O-methyltransferase — translation MVSSNPGRAEAIVTHAERSISEDEIVAAARERAEELGAGAVTPAVGALLSVLTRLTGGKAVVEVGTGAGVSGLWLLSGMSDDGVLTTIDVEPEHQRIAKQGFSEAGVGPGRTRLISGRAQEVLTRLADESYDLVFIDAEPIDQPQFVAEGVRLLRSGGAIVLHRAALGGRAGDASANDAEVSAVREAARLIAEDERLTPVLIPLGDGLLAAARD, via the coding sequence ATGGTCAGCTCCAACCCCGGTCGCGCCGAGGCGATCGTCACGCATGCCGAACGGTCGATCTCCGAAGACGAGATCGTCGCGGCCGCGCGTGAGCGGGCCGAAGAACTCGGCGCGGGTGCGGTGACCCCTGCCGTAGGAGCGTTGCTGAGCGTGCTCACCCGGCTCACCGGGGGCAAGGCAGTGGTCGAAGTCGGCACGGGCGCCGGCGTCAGCGGGTTGTGGCTGCTGTCGGGCATGAGCGACGACGGCGTGCTGACCACCATCGACGTCGAACCCGAGCATCAGCGCATCGCCAAGCAGGGGTTCAGCGAGGCCGGGGTCGGCCCGGGACGGACGCGGCTGATCAGCGGTCGCGCCCAGGAGGTGCTCACCCGGCTGGCCGACGAGTCCTACGACCTGGTGTTCATCGACGCCGAACCCATCGACCAGCCGCAGTTCGTGGCCGAGGGGGTGCGCCTCCTGCGTTCCGGTGGCGCGATCGTGCTGCACCGGGCTGCGCTCGGCGGTCGGGCCGGCGACGCCTCGGCCAACGATGCCGAGGTCAGCGCCGTGCGTGAAGCGGCCCGGCTGATCGCCGAGGACGAGCGGCTTACTCCGGTGTTGATCCCGTTGGGTGACGGCCTGCTGGCCGCCGCCCGCGACTGA
- the sigE gene encoding RNA polymerase sigma factor SigE, translating to MEHGARWRTAQHNQDSNRNSEVMSRVELNENCDQEDPTSANAVTSNPTTQAAPVTMAHLEQFTAGEWVEPSDELTGTAVFDATGDQAAMPSWDELVRQHADRVYRLAYRLSGNQHDAEDLTQETFIRVFRSVQNYQPGTFEGWLHRITTNLFLDMVRRRGRIRMEALPEDYDRVPADDPNPEQIYHDSRLGADLQAALDSLAPEFRAAVVLCDIEGLSYEEIGATLGVKLGTVRSRIHRGRQALREYLAKHSPETAKSV from the coding sequence ATGGAACACGGCGCCCGCTGGCGCACCGCCCAGCACAACCAGGACAGCAACCGGAATAGCGAAGTCATGAGTCGTGTTGAGCTGAATGAGAACTGTGATCAGGAGGATCCGACGAGCGCGAACGCTGTTACCTCGAACCCCACCACCCAGGCCGCCCCGGTGACGATGGCACATCTGGAGCAATTCACCGCAGGCGAATGGGTGGAGCCGTCCGATGAGCTGACCGGCACCGCCGTTTTCGACGCCACCGGCGATCAGGCGGCCATGCCGTCATGGGACGAACTGGTGCGCCAACACGCCGACCGGGTCTACCGGCTGGCTTACCGGCTCTCGGGTAACCAGCACGATGCCGAGGACCTGACCCAGGAGACCTTCATCCGGGTTTTCCGGTCGGTGCAGAACTACCAGCCCGGAACTTTCGAGGGCTGGTTGCACCGCATCACCACCAACCTCTTCCTCGACATGGTCCGTCGACGCGGCCGCATCCGCATGGAAGCGTTGCCCGAGGATTACGACCGGGTGCCCGCCGACGACCCGAACCCTGAGCAGATCTACCACGACTCCCGGTTGGGGGCCGACCTTCAGGCTGCCCTGGACTCGCTGGCACCGGAGTTCCGCGCCGCCGTGGTCCTGTGTGACATCGAGGGTCTGTCCTACGAAGAAATCGGCGCCACGCTGGGTGTGAAGCTCGGCACTGTGCGCAGCCGAATTCACCGCGGTCGGCAGGCGTTGCGCGAGTATCTGGCGAAGCACTCGCCGGAAACCGCCAAATCCGTCTAG
- a CDS encoding general stress protein, producing the protein MTSPFQSGQTPGAAPAARGALPTPPKGWPIGSYPTYAEAQRAVDYLSDQQFPVQQVTIVGVDLMQVERVTGRLSWPKVLGGGVLSGAWLGLFIGLILGFFSPNPWSALLTGLIAGVFFGLITSAIPYAMARGTRDFSSTMQLVAGRYDVLCDPQGAEQGRDLLARLTI; encoded by the coding sequence ATGACGAGCCCATTTCAGTCCGGTCAGACGCCGGGCGCCGCGCCCGCTGCGCGCGGTGCGTTGCCGACGCCGCCCAAAGGCTGGCCGATCGGGTCCTACCCGACGTACGCGGAGGCCCAGCGTGCCGTCGACTACCTGTCCGACCAACAGTTCCCGGTGCAGCAGGTGACGATCGTCGGGGTGGATCTCATGCAGGTCGAGCGGGTCACCGGCCGGCTGAGCTGGCCCAAGGTGCTCGGTGGTGGTGTGCTGTCGGGTGCCTGGCTGGGCCTGTTCATCGGCCTGATCCTCGGTTTCTTCAGTCCCAACCCGTGGAGTGCGCTGCTCACCGGCCTGATCGCCGGTGTCTTCTTCGGCTTGATCACCTCGGCGATCCCGTATGCGATGGCTCGCGGCACAAGAGATTTCAGTTCGACGATGCAGCTGGTCGCCGGCCGCTACGACGTTCTGTGTGATCCGCAGGGTGCCGAGCAGGGCCGGGATCTGTTGGCACGCTTGACGATCTGA
- a CDS encoding Mrp/NBP35 family ATP-binding protein, producing the protein MSESATELQSAVRAALAKVIDPELRKPITELGMVKNISIEADHGVHVEIYLTTAACPKKTEIADMVTAAVTDVPGTGAVKVSLDVMNDEQRAELRTLLRGDSREPVIPFAQPNSLTRVYAVASGKGGVGKSSVTVNLAAAMAARGLSVGLLDADIYGHSVPRMMGTKDRPTQVDSMILPPIAHDVKVISIAMFTQGNTPVVWRGPMLHRALQQFLADVYWGDLDVLLLDLPPGTGDIAISVAQLIPGAEILVVTTPQMAAAEVAERAGAIALQTRQRIAGVVENMSGLQMPDGTVMQLFGEGGGRQVAESLTRSVGAEVPLLGQVPLDPALVTAGDSGVPLVLSAPESAAGAELRKIAEGLSARKRGLAGVSLGLDTARR; encoded by the coding sequence ATGTCCGAATCTGCCACTGAGCTGCAATCCGCGGTTCGCGCCGCGCTGGCCAAGGTGATCGACCCCGAACTGCGGAAGCCGATCACCGAACTCGGCATGGTCAAGAACATCTCGATCGAGGCCGACCACGGCGTACATGTCGAGATCTATCTGACCACCGCGGCCTGCCCGAAGAAGACCGAGATCGCCGACATGGTGACGGCCGCCGTCACCGACGTGCCCGGCACCGGCGCCGTCAAGGTGAGCCTGGACGTGATGAACGACGAGCAGCGCGCCGAGTTGCGCACCCTGCTGCGCGGCGATTCCCGCGAACCGGTGATCCCGTTCGCCCAGCCCAACTCCCTCACCCGGGTGTACGCCGTGGCCTCCGGGAAAGGCGGCGTGGGCAAGTCCAGTGTGACGGTCAACCTGGCTGCCGCGATGGCCGCCCGTGGGCTGTCCGTCGGCCTGCTGGACGCCGATATCTACGGCCATTCGGTGCCGCGCATGATGGGTACCAAAGACCGGCCCACCCAGGTCGACTCGATGATCCTGCCGCCCATCGCCCACGACGTGAAGGTCATCTCGATCGCGATGTTCACCCAGGGCAACACGCCCGTGGTGTGGCGCGGGCCGATGTTGCACCGGGCCCTGCAGCAGTTCCTGGCGGATGTGTACTGGGGCGATCTGGACGTACTGCTGCTCGATCTGCCGCCGGGCACAGGCGATATCGCCATCTCGGTGGCCCAGTTGATCCCGGGTGCCGAGATCCTGGTGGTGACCACTCCGCAGATGGCTGCCGCCGAAGTGGCCGAGCGTGCCGGCGCGATCGCGCTGCAGACCCGCCAGCGCATCGCCGGCGTGGTGGAGAACATGTCGGGCCTGCAGATGCCCGATGGCACCGTCATGCAGTTGTTCGGTGAGGGCGGCGGCCGTCAGGTCGCCGAGTCGCTGACCCGTTCAGTGGGCGCCGAGGTGCCGCTGCTGGGCCAGGTCCCGCTGGATCCGGCGTTGGTGACTGCGGGTGACTCCGGCGTGCCGTTGGTGCTGTCGGCGCCCGAATCAGCGGCAGGCGCCGAGCTGCGCAAGATCGCCGAGGGATTGTCGGCCCGCAAGCGCGGCCTGGCAGGGGTGTCGCTGGGTCTGGACACCGCGCGGCGCTAG
- a CDS encoding DUF4190 domain-containing protein, which translates to MTNADGNAGETAPSDPGSQPSEPLSSGYEAPPIEHSQDRPDPGAAQPPYEFPSPNSDVAAPYPPAIDYPADIPYGYPSPPAYPPSFPPPPGYPPPPPGYWMSGYPGYPGGYGMPPANPTNSMAIGSLVASGLSLFLLFACAIGLVAALVGIGLGIVALNQIKQTGQSGYGPQVEQPGRGLAIAGIALGVFGTLINGGWLLFFVIGVLSA; encoded by the coding sequence ATGACAAACGCGGACGGCAACGCGGGCGAAACGGCGCCATCCGACCCGGGTTCCCAGCCGTCTGAACCGTTGTCCAGCGGCTACGAAGCACCGCCCATCGAGCACTCCCAGGATCGGCCGGATCCCGGCGCGGCGCAACCGCCGTACGAATTTCCATCGCCGAACTCCGACGTCGCCGCGCCCTATCCGCCTGCGATCGACTACCCCGCCGACATTCCGTACGGCTACCCGTCACCTCCCGCGTATCCCCCGTCGTTCCCGCCGCCGCCCGGGTATCCCCCGCCGCCTCCGGGCTACTGGATGTCCGGGTACCCCGGATATCCCGGTGGTTACGGGATGCCGCCGGCCAACCCGACCAACAGCATGGCGATCGGATCGCTCGTCGCCTCGGGTCTGTCGCTGTTCCTGCTCTTCGCGTGCGCGATCGGACTGGTCGCCGCCCTGGTCGGTATCGGTCTCGGGATCGTCGCGCTGAACCAGATCAAGCAGACCGGGCAGTCAGGCTACGGTCCGCAGGTCGAACAGCCGGGCCGAGGCTTGGCGATCGCCGGCATCGCGCTCGGCGTGTTCGGCACCCTGATCAACGGAGGCTGGCTGCTGTTCTTTGTGATCGGCGTGCTCTCCGCGTAG
- the tatB gene encoding Sec-independent protein translocase protein TatB encodes MFANIGWGEMLVLVIAGLVILGPERLPGAIRWTSGALKQARDYVSGATSQLREDLGPEFDDLRQPLAELQKLRGMTPRAAITKHLLDGDDSFLTGAFDDGKNQQPSVPGDKPAGEIGATPTDKSVGSTFDPDAT; translated from the coding sequence ATGTTCGCGAACATCGGGTGGGGAGAGATGCTGGTCCTGGTGATCGCCGGTCTGGTGATCCTGGGGCCCGAGCGCCTGCCCGGTGCCATCCGGTGGACCTCCGGTGCCCTGAAGCAGGCACGCGATTACGTCAGCGGAGCGACCAGCCAGTTGCGCGAGGACCTCGGTCCGGAGTTCGACGATCTGCGCCAACCCCTGGCCGAGCTGCAGAAGCTACGCGGCATGACCCCGCGGGCCGCGATCACCAAGCATCTGCTCGATGGCGATGATTCGTTCCTGACCGGTGCCTTCGACGACGGCAAGAATCAGCAGCCCTCAGTTCCCGGCGACAAGCCCGCCGGCGAGATCGGGGCCACGCCGACAGACAAGTCGGTCGGCTCCACATTCGACCCGGACGCCACCTAG
- the htrA gene encoding serine protease HtrA — translation MTNQDQSDESGRLEPRPVERPPVDQLSQRTFGRPAGVDGSFLGAEKYEDQGEYAPKDLPPDPVLAEAFSRPSSSGESLQRHPTDAGALEAERTAGDDDVDDPWRNPGAVPALGTPAQAPVAPVVVPAPIGKLGAREVLFGGRVSWMALVVLLLITLMVGAIGGWVGQKTASTVQAFTTSKVTLETGGLPSPDAGRFATVAAAVEDSVVTIEAKSKTEGSQGSGVVVDGKGYVVTNNHVISDAASKPADYKITVVFNDGKEVPANLIGRDPKTDLAVLKVDNVDNLVVARLGDSEKLRVGEEVIAAGAPLGLRSTVTHGIISALHRPVPLSGEGSDTDTVIDGVQTDASINHGNSGGPLINMSSEVIGINTAGKSLSDSASGLGFAIPVNEVKQVVENLIKDGKVAHPTLLLSAVTVSNSVASGAQVRNVNAGGPADKAGILENDVVVKVGDRKVADADEMVVAVRQLKIGQESPIEVLRDGRPMTFMVTPIGDDQKAQ, via the coding sequence GTGACCAATCAGGACCAGTCCGACGAGAGCGGCCGTCTGGAACCGCGCCCTGTCGAGCGGCCACCCGTAGACCAGTTGTCGCAGCGCACGTTCGGCCGGCCCGCCGGCGTCGACGGCTCGTTCCTCGGTGCGGAGAAGTACGAAGACCAGGGCGAGTACGCCCCCAAGGACTTACCGCCGGACCCCGTGCTGGCCGAGGCCTTCAGCCGTCCCTCCAGCAGCGGTGAATCCCTGCAGCGTCATCCCACCGATGCCGGCGCGCTCGAGGCCGAGCGGACCGCAGGTGATGACGACGTCGACGATCCCTGGCGCAACCCGGGTGCCGTCCCGGCGCTGGGCACCCCCGCCCAGGCGCCGGTCGCACCGGTGGTCGTACCGGCCCCGATCGGCAAGCTGGGCGCCCGCGAGGTGCTGTTCGGTGGCCGGGTGTCCTGGATGGCACTGGTCGTGTTGCTCCTGATCACGCTCATGGTCGGCGCGATCGGTGGCTGGGTCGGACAGAAGACCGCCAGTACCGTGCAGGCCTTCACCACCTCGAAGGTGACGCTGGAGACCGGTGGCCTCCCGTCCCCGGACGCCGGCCGGTTCGCCACGGTGGCCGCAGCGGTCGAGGATTCGGTGGTGACGATCGAGGCCAAGAGCAAGACCGAGGGCTCGCAGGGCTCCGGCGTCGTGGTCGACGGCAAGGGCTACGTCGTCACCAACAACCACGTGATCTCCGACGCGGCGAGCAAGCCCGCCGATTACAAGATCACCGTCGTGTTCAACGACGGCAAGGAAGTTCCCGCCAATCTGATCGGCCGTGACCCGAAGACCGATCTGGCCGTGCTGAAGGTCGACAACGTCGACAACCTCGTCGTGGCGCGGTTGGGCGACTCCGAGAAGTTGCGCGTCGGCGAGGAAGTCATCGCGGCCGGCGCCCCGCTGGGCCTGCGCAGCACGGTCACGCACGGCATCATCAGCGCGCTGCACCGTCCGGTGCCGCTCTCGGGCGAAGGCTCCGACACCGACACCGTGATCGACGGGGTGCAGACCGATGCCTCCATCAACCACGGCAACTCCGGTGGCCCGCTGATCAACATGTCCTCCGAGGTGATCGGAATCAATACGGCCGGAAAGTCCTTGTCGGACAGCGCTAGTGGCCTCGGATTCGCGATCCCGGTCAACGAGGTCAAGCAGGTCGTCGAGAACCTGATCAAGGACGGCAAGGTCGCGCATCCGACGCTGTTGCTCAGTGCCGTCACGGTGAGCAACAGCGTGGCCTCGGGCGCGCAGGTCCGCAACGTCAACGCCGGGGGCCCGGCCGACAAGGCCGGCATCCTGGAGAACGACGTCGTGGTCAAGGTCGGGGACCGCAAGGTCGCCGACGCCGATGAGATGGTGGTCGCGGTGCGTCAGCTCAAGATCGGGCAGGAATCCCCGATCGAGGTGCTCCGTGACGGTCGGCCCATGACATTCATGGTCACGCCGATCGGCGACGATCAAAAAGCGCAGTAG